The following proteins are encoded in a genomic region of Drosophila miranda strain MSH22 chromosome 4, D.miranda_PacBio2.1, whole genome shotgun sequence:
- the LOC108161677 gene encoding uncharacterized protein LOC108161677, translating into MKRRNHASISGAGSSPPPPPFESAMVDIEGINLRITVSEKQAVVTTRLRKFGCDENALVVRKDITLQVDFDKNLSTTFRNWVEILTKFINCFCPKWRTVYFLESSSTECKRKDRFRSIPPLGKYNFCAGNYFIDVNELMSVNNRMKNDFDFYDSDMVKFPRFPLYKTGPQPIEFPMVLNAKIFVELPTQLANSDRIHHFINPFDRIKFRKLRHRFNESVLFHLHPRLRQLVQQEISKRSWAKHHQEQQRRNLSEQQRLTLYLAMLKHKVYSNYFQFRDQFYYHIRNIDFFEFMAIKCSENANPEHYREHIDETEESTAPPAVPTKKKNKKCLCPKYVKSLQ; encoded by the exons ATGAAGAGGAGAAATCATGCTTCCATCAGTGGTGCGGGGTCctcgccaccgccaccgcctttCGAGAGCGCAATGGTGGATATAGAAGGCATCAACCTTCGGATAACTGTCAGCGAGAAGCAGGCCGTTGTCACGACCCGGTTGCGTAAGTTTGGATGCGACGAAAATGCCCTGGTCGTTCG TAAGGATATCACGCTACAGGTGGACTTTGACAAAAATCTGTCGACCACATTTCGCAATTGGGTCGAAATACTGACCAAGTTCATCAACTGCTTTTGTCCCAAGTGGAGGACCGTCTACTTCCTAGAATCTTCCTCAACGGAGTGTAAAAGAAAGG ATCGATTTAGATCGATTCCTCCCCTGGGCAAGTACAACTTCTGTGCTGGCAACTACTTCATCGATGTGAATGAGCTAATGTCGGTAAACAATCGCATGAAAAACGATTTTGATTTTTATGACAGTGATATGGTTAAATTTCCACGTTTTCCACTCTATAAGACAGGGCCGCAACCAATTGAATTTCCTATGGTTTTAAATGCCAA GATCTTTGTAGAGCTACCTACACAGCTGGCCAACTCGGATCGGATTCATCACTTCATCAATCCCTTTGACCGGATCAAGTTCAGAAAGCTGCGGCATCGTTTCAACGA GTCGGTTCTGTTCCATCTTCATCCGCGTCTGCGTCAATTGGTGCAGCAAGAGATCAGCAAGCGCAGCTGGGCGAAACATCATCAGGAACAGCAGCGACGCAACTTATCAGAGCAGCAGCGCCTGACCCTCTACCTGGCTATGCTGAAGCACAAGGTGTATTCAAATTACTTCCAGTTCAGGGACCAGTTCTACTACCATATTCGCAACATTGACTTCTTCGAGTTCATGGCCATCAAGTGCAGCGAGAATGCCAATCCCGAACATTACCGTGAGCACATCGATGAAACAGAAGAGTCCACTGCACCGCCAGCAGTACCCACAAAGAAGAAGAACAAGAAATGCTTGTGCCCCAAGTACGTCAAGTCGCTGCAATAG